Part of the Notamacropus eugenii isolate mMacEug1 chromosome 5, mMacEug1.pri_v2, whole genome shotgun sequence genome is shown below.
CTGTGAAATTTAGTAGTGAGCATGGAATGTGATGATGATGGCCTGGAGTACCTGGGGGTCTCTGATGAAGCAGCTGAGGAGTCTGGTCTCAGGCAGGGCCTTGTATCCCACAAGTTCCATTCCCCTGCCCCCACTGCGATGTGGGGTTTCAGAGGGTGGAGAAGACACAGAACAGAGGATTTCATGGGAGCTCATGCACATGCAGACCCAATCCTCACAATCTGCTCCAGGTGAGGAGACTAGATGAGAAAGACTAGAGGGCCCAGGGAGACACTCCCCAAGCTTGGGCATGGGAGTACATATGGGGGGGAGTTGCCCCAGTCCACGAATTCAGTTTAGCAACTCCAGAGTTAGAATGTGGGGGGTGGGGCAGCGATTGAGAACAGCAAGACGCtggcggggaggggaggggcagccAATCCCCTTCCAGAGGGAGGTGGGTCAGGGAGATGGAGTGATCCAGTCCTGGAAAGTCTCATGCCTACTATCATGATCCACATACACAggcatgcactcacacacacactcacacacacatctATCCAGCACTATTCCACCACACCCTGTGCATGGCTCATCACCATGGGCTAGCAGCATGGACACATGCCACATTTCACCCCAACAGCCACTAAGACTACCTTTAAAAGGTAAAACCCCCGCGTTTCCCCAGACCCATTTCCAATCCCTCTCAGGGTCTTGgcaccccgccccctcccccagaGACCTTCTGTCTTTGATTTGCAATAAAAGCCACAGCTCCTTCTACTCCAGGCTGGGGATAAGGTGGCCAAGGAAGGCCCAGGGATGGATGAAGCCCCCCCACTCCCTGTTGCCCAGGTGGTCTCAGGTGGGACATAGCATGCGGCCAGAGGCAGCTTATTGCACTTGCAGAGAACTGGGTTTCTAGGGGAGACATGCACAAAGATGGAAGAGGGCAGAGGCTGCCTCTGAAAATGTGGGGCAGCCAAAAGTCCCAAAGTTAACCAGTGCAGTTCTCACTTATTTACACATGTCAATGAGCGTGTGGATTTGGGAGGGGGCGATATGGCTCATGGAGACCTGAGAAGGCTTTGGGGGGTACTGAGGCTCTGCCCCCTCCTTCTTGGGGGCCTagaggaagtggggagagggtCTGGGGGTTTGCTGGCGGTCATATCAATTGCATATTGTTTGTGACCCCTTAAAAAataccacccccacccctacacCTGGAACCATCCCCCACCACCCCTGAGTCCCcccaaagaggggaaaggggggggtTAAAGAATGGAGGGCAGGGCAGGAGGGGCACGGCGGGCAGCCCTTGGGGAGCCAGGGGGAGTGGCAAGGGGGGCAAGACGCAGGGACACCCCACTGAGCCCCGCGATGCTGCTCAAACTGCGGGACTTCTCATAACCTGGGGGGGAGAACGGAGGAATCAGacaaaggaagagggaaatgggggaggggcaCGGACCAAGAAATGACCAGGGGCCCAGATATATCAGGACCAAGAGACAAAgccaaagaaagagacaaaatagacacacacagagagagagagagatggggttCAAGAGATGGATGAGAACAGATGGAGAGACGAAGAGACAGACGCAGAAATGGAGATATATGGACATTCAGACATGAATAAAGAGAGATGGAggccaagagacagagacagagagatagacagagagtcCCAAGAGATGAGAAGCAGgacaaaataaaggagaaaagagacagagagagaaggaggggaggagagacagagagagagacagagattgagagagagagagagagagagagagagagagagagagagagagagagagagagacaaggaggggaggagagagaaagagagagaaacggTCAATGCCAGAAAGGGGGGACAGAGacattggggtgggggaagagatgcAGGGTTAGGAGGCAAACTGGAGCTCGTggcccccccactcccccctccaaCCCTCTCCCTGCCTATTCCCTATCCCAGGTTCCATTGCctaagatggggggagggggcagaaggtGAATGATGAGGTGACATGGGAATGAAGCTGCAGGTGTGGGCAAGTGGGGcagtctctccctccccttgggTCAGGACACATGCTGGAGGACTGAGGGGTGGAGAGGGCATGGAGGCAGGAAGTCATGGCGAGGGATAGGGGAAACATCCCCTAGGGAAGGCCAGCTAAGCTGTCAAAGGAGTTGGGGCCTGAAGATCAAGGAAGGGCCGGCAAGGTCCTGGGCGCAGCAGAAGGTGATGGCCAGGAAATGGATGGAAAGGGGGCCAAAGGTGGCAGGCTCCCAGGAGCCCACAGTAACATGAGGCATCTCAGCAGAATGTTTGAAGGCTCTGAGAACTCCTCGAACCCTAAGTCAGGGCAGCAGGGGACCGACTTCCCACTAGGATCGGCTATTTGCGGGACCTGTCCCTCATTTACTGCCTGAGGTCCTTTTGGCTCTAGAGCTGTGACCAAGAACCTAGGTGGAGGGCACTTCTAAGGATGGCACTTGGAGAGTCTGAGAGCATCTTGGGGGCCTGGAGTTTTGGGAGTTTCTAAGGGCATTTGCGGAGGATATTTTGAAGGTTCTAAGACTGTTATGGCCTCTAAAGGGTGTAACCTGAGAGTGCTCAAGGGGTACCTGGAATTTTCTTAGCAGTAGGAGGGTTGTCTAGAAGGCTCTAAGGCTGTGTTACAGTGGGGGCCCCCTCCCAGCCAATCCCAGCTGCTGACCTGGGGGAGAGGGGCAGGGGGGGGCCCACGAATCTCGAGAGGTCTCAGGCGGTGACAAGAGCTGGGGACAGAAACACAGAGTCAcaggggggtggaggggggcCCCCCAACACTGCCTtgctgttgggggtgggggagaaaccCCTGGGGCTCCATCCTCCTCCTCTGTGGTGGTTTCCGGGGAGTAGAGGAACAGCAGCAAAATGGGGGTGGCCAGAGACACCAAATATAGGGGGAGCATCTGGGGCAACTGGGGGAGgtagtggggagagggggaagggagatagaCAAGGACTGAGGTTGGGAGGCACAGGGCTGGTCAAAcatggggaggaagggacaggGAGGAACTAGGCAGAGGATCCAGTGGGCCCCATCTGCTCCGGCCAATATTTGTGCTCAGTGAATGGATCTTGGCatcagaaggaagggaaggtgagCCCCTGAAGACCTCCCCCTACCCAAGCCCCACCCAGACCCCACCCCAACTTTCTGCATCCCACCCCCCTCCCTGGAGGGTGAGCCAGAGGCCACACAAAGGAAAGAGAGCAGGGTCAGGATTTTCGGGAAGAAGGtaaagggaggcagggaggggtgTGAAGGGCAGGGATGGAGATGGACATGaagaggaagtcaggaagatggcATCAGGAGGCTGAGGACTCAATGGGGGGATCACTccatggagggagggaaagagaaggactCTGGGGGAGTGGTTAGCAGGAAAGGCTGGAGGACAGTGCAGTCAGTTGGTAGGTCCTTGGGGTGCAGCTAGTGGAGGTGGGACTCGTTAGTTCTGGGCTCTGTGAGTCTAGGGGATGAGTTGTGTGACTGGGCCTGTGGTGAAGGCCCAGGGCATGAATTAGGTGACAGAAGCAGGTGATGGCCAAAGGCCTGGCAGCTGGTCAGTCAGGAGACGTTGGGTGTTAGTTAGGGAGAAGCTGGTCccaggggtgagagaggagcccTGACAGCCAGCCAGGGATCACTTACCGGGGGGCTGGGGGAGCGTCCAGCTAGGGGGGGATCCAGGCCGCAGCGTTGGCGTTGAGGTCGGCTAGAAAGCCGGGTGGGCCAGGCTTCCGCCAGTCCGGGGGGGGCGGCGGGGGGGCACTGGTGGCTGAGTTTTTGGGGGGAAGTAGCGGAAAGGGGCCAGGGAGTcaaggggggaggggatggagatgGAACAAAACAATTGATGAGGGGGGAGTGGTGAGGCGgcctgggaggggaagagggggcaggGATACCAGAAGGTGGCAGCAGGAGCGGGGCCCCACTGGGGTGGGCGGGGGGGAAGGATGGCGGCTTGAACACCCCTGCAGCAAAGTTTCTTCCTTGTCCCCAATCTCTACCCCCTCCCCTGGGGACCTGTTGGGGGCTAGGGACACCTTGGGATGGGGAAAGGGGTCCTAGGCAGGGGGAGGGGTCTCACCTTTTCGGATGGAGCCATCTGGGGAAGCTGTGTAGTCAGCCAGCAAAAAGCACGCCCGGTCTCGTCCATAGCGGCCCCTGCTCCCGGGGGTGATGGGACTCTTGTCTTCTGGGGACAGGGCTGCCTGGTCAATTGCAGGGCAGTCCTCATGAGCTAGGGCAGCAGCTGCCGGGTCCCCATTGGGGCGGGGGTCTGGTTCCCCAGAGGAAAGGTGGGGAGGGTGGACAGAGCagacagagagatgaaaggaagaaagagacagaattaATAGAATCCTTGAGCATCGAGCAGCAAGGAACTTCAGAGGTTACCTGGTCTGAGTCCTGGgttttgtggaagaagaaacttgagaggaagaggcagatggggtcagaggacctgggtgaCCTGGGACCAGTGACTGTaactccccaggcctcagtttcctcatctgtaaaatggcgtgAGTGTACTCAATGGATCTGCAGGCTCTATGTCTACGAGCAAGAGTAGGTAGGAATCACAGAATAATACAACCTTCCTTCAAATGATAAAACGGAGGCCCAGAgatgtaaagtgacttggccaaagtcattcagtgagtgggggggggggggcggagaaggggaaaggggaggagagagacagagagagagagaagggaggctgCTGTCAGAATCACAGATCATGctagagggaaagataaagacagagatCAAAACAGCAGGACTTTAAGGGAAGAGATGGCTCTGGAAgccaggagaaggggaagaagggcaGGGAAAGGTCTGAAGGGGGTTGGGTGTGAGTATTAAGAGGGGGTGTGATGTGTGAGGCGATAGGGTATGAGAGGGTGGGAAGGTAGAAGGAAGTCTAAGGGAGGGAGGTTGTGATGGTGGGAATGAGGCATGAAGGGGCATAGGGCATAGTGAGTGGAGAGGGATGGAGGTAGGGTGGCAGGACTGGATATGTACAAGGCACAGCCAGGTGGCAAAGGCATCCCCAGTGTCAtcaccaggatggtgaagggcctcTAGCTTACAACATGAAGAGATTCTGTTGTAGGAACTGGGCAAGTCTAGCCTGGTGAAGAGAGGGCTGAGGAAATTTAGATTCTTATCTTCAAGAATCTAAGGGATGGACCCAGAAAAGAGGGTGTAGGACCTCGGTACCGTAGATCTGGAGGGGGTAGGGACCTCAAAGGGACCTGGAACCAGGCCTGCAGTGAAGGGCTTTGTCCAGGTCTCACTATGAGTCATCAGCCCAGGTGGAATTGGTTAGACTTCTCCTTTGACAGGCAACGGCAGGAGTAGCAGCTGAAAGGGGgaagagcaccagctctggagccgaatgacccaagttcaaatttcaccAGAGGTGACACACTTCCTGTGTGGCTCTCTGGAACTGTCAGATGGGTGGTGGGCTCAAAGtcactgagatcccttctaactctcaaagTCTGAGATTCGGTGCCATGAGAGCTTCTCTCTTGGCAACACAAAGGCCGCCCTGTGGAAGGGGGGTTCCATTTGGCAGGACCAGGACCAGAGAAGGCAGCACCAAAGAGGTCCGTTTAGGCTGGAGGGATCCGGAACTGTCCAAAAGTAGCCTGGGCTACTTTAAGAGGTGTGGCAATTTTGTGAGGGTGTGAGTAGGGATCGGGTGTGAGGCTGCTAAGAGGAGGGATGGAGTAAGGGAGGAGCCAGCCTGGCTGCTGTCAGAATCACAGGTCAGGCTAGAAGAACGTTATTTCCTGTTTTGACAAGTTACAAGACTAGCAGATCAGGTGAATGCAGGAGGTGCCGTTTACCTAGATTTGAGCAAAACACTTGACAAAGTCTTAATACTGCTGTGGAAAAGATAGAATTTCGAGTTAAACATAGACGTGGGACTGGTTAGCTGGCCAGACCTGGGTAGCAGTCAGCCATGAATGGTTCACTGtcactgaggcaggcagtgtcCAGTGGAGTGCCCAAGGTATCTTCCATCAGTGACTGAGATGAAGGCAAGCTCACTGAATTTGCAGATGAAAGAGACAGGATCCAAGACTCCACTAGAAGGCTAAGGCTAAGTTCTTGAGTCTGAGAGGTCCAAGCTATTTTCACAATTGCACCAAGACTTTTACATTTCTACCAAACTGTGGTAAACATAGATAGATATAACCCACGTAAACAAAATGATCAAGGATGGAGTAGGGGGGTGTCTTCAATAATTTCTAAGAATGTAAAGGGGTTTTGAGACCAGAATTTGAAAATAACTAGGCTGAAGCATTGGGCTGAGAAGGAAATTCAATAGGGAGAATTAGAAACTGTTAACATTTCAAAAGGTCAAGTCTCCAAGCTAAAAGTGGGGAGTTATGGCTGCAGGGAAGCTCATATGAATAAAAAAGGGGGATCCTAGTTCAGCTAGGGGCACCAGAGTGCACacagtactggccctggagtcagaaaagacctgagttcaaattcaacctcagacacttcctagctttgtgaccttgggcaagtcccttcacctctgcctcagttttatcacctgtaaaatggggaccataGTAACACTTCCCTCCCAGGGATAAATTTGCTTCCGGTGGGCTAAAAGGAAAATATGAGTCAATGAGGCAGTATGACTGTCCAGAGTGTGAATGGTTCTTGGGGATAGGAGCTGGGCACCAGATGCCAGTCTGGCTATTCTCCACCTTTATGATCAGTTTGGGTTGCCACCTTTGGAGAAGGACTTAGATAAGTTGAAAGGTGCGCAGAGAGCCCCAGGAATGGAGAAGGAGGTCGGTAAGTCTATGCTATCCCTAGGAGAATCAATGGAAAGAACCAGGACCGTTTAGCTTGAAAAAGAGAAGGCTGGGGGAAGGGCTGATGGAGAGGGGAGACAGACATGTCAGCTgccttcatatatttgaagggctgtcttgTGGAAAACAGAGTTGACTTGGGCTGTTTGGTCCCAAAGGATAGACAGGAGTAAGTGGGGGCAAAGAAGCCTATTAAGTCTTGATAGAAGGAAAATGTCCTGAGTGGCCACTTGGACCCGCCACAAAGTAGCCTGGGCTGACCAGAGCACTAGCTTCACATTCACTGGAGCTCCTCTTGCCAAGGGCAGGCAAGCCCCTCCTGACCATGGTATTGCAAGGATTTGGGCCCAGGTATGCATTGGGCCAGATGGCCTCGAATGTGCCTCCCAACAGGAACATTTGGCAATCCTCTAGGTATGAGGGAGTGCAGATGGAGGTGGGGGGGTGTTATGGGGGAGGGAGTGcagatgggggcaggggaggtgatgggggagggagtgcagatgggggcaggggaggtgATGGGGGAGGGAGTGCAGATGGGGGCAGCGGAGGTGATGGGGAAGGACACAGCTAATAAGATGATCAGGCATAATAGGGATTGGGAGGGGGAGAATCATGAAGACAGGAAGGGCAATGAAGGTGTACAGACCTGAAGAAAGAGGtaagggtttgggggaggggaacaggGAGGGGGACTCGAGTTATTTTTAATTGGTGTGAATGTGGGTCAGCTGCTAAGGGAGCAGGGACTGGGCTGTTCAgtcttttctctccccccacccccaaccaccaCGACTGCCCTACTTTAagcagaggaggggaaaggatggaGGCCCCCTCATTTTCATTGCTCTGATTAGACTACCtagcctccttccttctcctttctggtCTCCACAGAAGCCAAGACCTCCCAGAGACCCCTGCCACGgtgcctctccctctctttcttgctgccctcatctcttctttctctgaagcTGACAGTTTGTCCCTTTATCCATGATCATTCTCATGACTACCCCTGCCTTTTGTCAGTCACCATCCCTGTGTCTCCTTCCTTGCCACCTTCTCCAGAACCTGTGCCTCTGTCTTAATGCCTGCTTCTCTTTCTTGGTGTCTGTCCTCATAACCATCGCTGAAGTCACCAtgaccatttctttttctggcctGTTTCTCTGCCTTGGTGGTAGATCACCTCTTTGTCTCCACGACCATCTTTCAATGTCTCACTGTCTTGGCTCACTGACAATCTGTATGCCTTTTCCTATCTCTCAGTGACAATATGTCTCTCAGAATGTGTGTGGGTGTCTCTCTTCCCTGACcatctctgtgtgtctctattACTAGGGACaatttctctgtatctcagtAGCTTTCCCTGCTGTCCCTATGACTCCTGTCTCTGACTGTCTCCGTAGCCATGCCAGGGGTAGTTCTGTTTCTGTGCACATCCCCTTTTCTcccacctctcagaatccctagatTCCCTCAAGACTCAGTTTACCAACTGGGAAACGAAACCTCCTCAACctgctctctttcctttctcttcaaatGATCATGTATATCCCTATCTGGGGATGAGCTGTTTCCTACCCACCTTCCCCAGATGTAAACTCTCTGAAGGCAGGAATTAGTTCACTTTTGTCCATGTGTCCCCAGCAACTTGAAGAATGCTTTGCAACCAAAGATGCTTCATAAGTGCTTGCTGGGGTGGATACAACCTGTTGCatttctgtttctccatctctgtaATATTCTGCTTCTCAGCATCTCTCTTCTCTGTGATGGTAATTTGTCTCTGATTACCTCTCAGTGTCTCTCTCCTCTGAccacccttctttctttccatcagtCCTTGTCTCCGACCATCCCTCTGCATCTCTATCTCTGTGACAGCCTCTGCCTCTTTTTGAACAAACTATTTCCCTGTCTCTTTGTGCTACTCTGTCGCTAATCAtttctatgtctgtctctgtgaCAGTCCCTGTCTCTGACCATCCTCCTGTGTCTCTCCTCTGTGATGGTCATAGTACTCATCCCTCTGCTTCTATCTTTGTGGGGGTCTATCATATAGTAACCACccctttgtctccctccctctctgagtctctgtgACCAAGCCTGTATCTCcctccatctctgtgtctctgtctctgggaTGACCCCTTTGTGCCTTTTCTCTCAATGACCACCCCTCCATCTCCCTCCATCTCTGTGACCAtccttctgtctccctccatCTCTGGTGCCCTCTATCAATCTCAGTGCCCACCCTTCCAtgactccttttttctttttcttgccatggccctctcccctccctcactcttttctgtctatttcctcccctctccctcctcccctcagccTCTAGTCACCCCCTTCCTCACCTGCCCTGTTGATGTCGATCACCTCCTCCTGAGCCAGCGGACAAGGCTCTCCAGGGGCAGGCAGAGGGGGCAGGCCCATTCCTGCGAGcccccctgccccacccctcaAGAGCCCTGGATGCACATGGCCATGGGGCCCAGGCAGGCCCGTTGGGTAGGATCCCGGTGGGGGAGGACTGAGGCCGCTGTGATGGTGGGGGAGCCCGGgggctgggggtggagggggagggggctcaGGCTTGCAATAATTGGGTGAGCCTGgctggggggggcggggaatatgcttattttttttcttcggCAGCTTCTGCTTGGCCATAGCCAGTGAGTAATACATGCCGAAATTGTTGACAATGACAGGAACAGGCATGGCGATGGTAAGCACCCCCGCCAGGGCACACAGTGCCCCCACCAGCATCCCTGACCAAGTCTTGGGGTACATGTCTCCGTACCCCAGGGTTGTCATGGTAACCACGGCCCACCAGAAGCCAATGGGGATGTTTTTGAAGTATGTGTGATTGGAACCCAGGATGTCATCCGGGTCGGCCCCAATTCGCTCTGCGTAGTAGATCATGGTGGCAAAGATGAGTACTCCCAAAGCCAAGAAGATGATGAGCAGGAGGAATTCATTGGTGCTGGCTCGAAGTGTATGTCCCAGCACTCGAAGCCCCACAAAGTGTCGAGTCAGCTTGAAGATTCGGAGAATCCGCACAAAGCGCACCACCCGCAGGAAGCCCAGTACATCCTTGGCGGCCTTGGAGCTCAGCCCTGACAAGCCTACCTCCAGGTAGAAGGGGAGGATGGCCACACAGTCAATAATGTTCAGGCTACTCTTAAGGAATTCAACCTTGTCAGGGCAGAAGGTGACTCTCATGAGGAATTCAAAGGTGAACCACACCACGCATACTCCCTCCACATAGGTCAGGAAGGGTTCCGTCTCCACTTCCACATTGGTCACATTCTCTGGAGGCTCACCTGGCACTGAGGATGCCTGGGTCACCGTCTTGTTGTGGATGTGAATGAAGCCCTCATGGGTCTCCAGGCAGAAGGTGGTGATGGAGATGAGAATGAAGAAGAGGGAGGCAAAGGCAACATACTgcaggagggggaaggaaaaagaagagagtgaCCCAGGATCCTGAGCTGTCCCCTCCACCCACTCTCATGCCAACTCCCACTCAGGGAACCAACCATCCAGACCTCCCTCAAGCTCTTTAGATATCAAGACACCCCCCTCTAACTCCCCTCAAGAACCTGGACATTCAGGCCCAGCCTCCCCTCAGACTCAAATGTGCAGCCTGCAGTCTctcatgggtctcagtttccagaCTCCTACAACCTTCTGCCCCCCTGGAGATCTAAGGGTCCAGGTTCCCTGGATCTCCTCAGAAGTTCACATTTGTGGCTCCCTCCAGCTGCTGCGAGATCCCAGAGTTTGCTTTAGGACAAGGAGAGGGTCAGGGATCCTTGGTCTACAGGCTGTGAACAGCCTTGCTGTCTTACCCCCACCTCCTCACATGCCTTGTTCATGGAATTGGTGGGATAGCGGCTCCTAGCATCTGAACCAGAAGGGGTCTGGGGATTGCGGGGGCTCAGTTCTGTGGACCAAGCTCTGTGTGCTGTCTGGCTTTCTGTAGGCAGCGTGGAAAAATCAGTCTGAGCCTAGGCTCTgacttgttgtgtgaccttgggccagtccctTCCTCTATCTGGGTAAA
Proteins encoded:
- the KCNC3 gene encoding voltage-gated potassium channel KCNC3 isoform X1, with the protein product MLSSVCVSSFRGRTAAKPPQQPPAQPPPAPPPPPPPPPPPGPCPCPCPGSGPRPCSCPGSGPGPVPSSPDAGPGPGSASAPGPGPAPPGSPAGGAPCPGGPAMGRHGGGDSDKIVINVGGVRHETYRSTLRTLPGTRLATLTEPGAAANFDYDPRSDEFFFDRHPGVFAYVLNYYRTGKLHCPADVCGPLFEEELAFWGIDETDVEACCWMTYRQHRDAEEALDSFETPEPAAAAGGPGGPGAGPGGLGDDEAGGLDAAGAGGELKRLCFQDAAGGAAAGPGGAAGATWWRRWQPKVWALFEDPYSSRAARYVAFASLFFILISITTFCLETHEGFIHIHNKTVTQASSVPGEPPENVTNVEVETEPFLTYVEGVCVVWFTFEFLMRVTFCPDKVEFLKSSLNIIDCVAILPFYLEVGLSGLSSKAAKDVLGFLRVVRFVRILRIFKLTRHFVGLRVLGHTLRASTNEFLLLIIFLALGVLIFATMIYYAERIGADPDDILGSNHTYFKNIPIGFWWAVVTMTTLGYGDMYPKTWSGMLVGALCALAGVLTIAMPVPVIVNNFGMYYSLAMAKQKLPKKKNKHIPRPPQPGSPNYCKPEPPPPPPPAPGLPHHHSGLSPPPPGSYPTGLPGPHGHVHPGLLRGGAGGLAGMGLPPLPAPGEPCPLAQEEVIDINRADPRPNGDPAAAALAHEDCPAIDQAALSPEDKSPITPGSRGRYGRDRACFLLADYTASPDGSIRKGYEKSRSLSSIAGLSGVSLRLAPLATPPGSPRAARRAPPALPSIL
- the KCNC3 gene encoding voltage-gated potassium channel KCNC3 isoform X2, whose product is MLSSVCVSSFRGRTAAKPPQQPPAQPPPAPPPPPPPPPPPGPCPCPCPGSGPRPCSCPGSGPGPVPSSPDAGPGPGSASAPGPGPAPPGSPAGGAPCPGGPAMGRHGGGDSDKIVINVGGVRHETYRSTLRTLPGTRLATLTEPGAAANFDYDPRSDEFFFDRHPGVFAYVLNYYRTGKLHCPADVCGPLFEEELAFWGIDETDVEACCWMTYRQHRDAEEALDSFETPEPAAAAGGPGGPGAGPGGLGDDEAGGLDAAGAGGELKRLCFQDAAGGAAAGPGGAAGATWWRRWQPKVWALFEDPYSSRAARYVAFASLFFILISITTFCLETHEGFIHIHNKTVTQASSVPGEPPENVTNVEVETEPFLTYVEGVCVVWFTFEFLMRVTFCPDKVEFLKSSLNIIDCVAILPFYLEVGLSGLSSKAAKDVLGFLRVVRFVRILRIFKLTRHFVGLRVLGHTLRASTNEFLLLIIFLALGVLIFATMIYYAERIGADPDDILGSNHTYFKNIPIGFWWAVVTMTTLGYGDMYPKTWSGMLVGALCALAGVLTIAMPVPVIVNNFGMYYSLAMAKQKLPKKKNKHIPRPPQPGSPNYCKPEPPPPPPPAPGLPHHHSGLSPPPPGSYPTGLPGPHGHVHPGLLRGGAGGLAGMGLPPLPAPGEPCPLAQEEVIDINRADPRPNGDPAAAALAHEDCPAIDQAALSPEDKSPITPGSRGRYGRDRACFLLADYTASPDGSIRKATSAPPPPPPDWRKPGPPGFLADLNANAAAWIPP